One Acropora palmata chromosome 2, jaAcrPala1.3, whole genome shotgun sequence genomic window carries:
- the LOC141865736 gene encoding dehydrogenase/reductase SDR family member 12-like — MTFYRNLVWFGKGFREYTKNGFLAAEKSFDPKALDVDISSRTFMITGANSGIGKDAAMYFAKKGATVHMVCRSETRGEEARKEISETAGNDKIKLHILDMSQPKKVWQFVETFTSTNETLNVLINNAGCMVNTREVDEDGVEKNFATNTLGTYILTSGLIPHLLKQESPRVITVSSGGMLVMKLDIKDLQFEKLNPFDGTMAYAQNKRQQVIMTEKWAENHKEIFFSSMHPGWADTPAVQSSMPGFYQKMKDRLRSSEQGADTIIWLAVADMTKEKSGAFYQDRRAVATHLPLAWSQASKADRDTLMSKLEELASKYK, encoded by the exons ATGACATTTTATAGGAACTTAGTGTGGTTTGGAAAAGGGTTTCGCGAATACACGAAAAATGGCTTCCTTGCCGCTGAAAAATCCTTCGACCCCAAGGCTCTTGATGTTGATATTTCATCACGTACGTTTATGATCACTGGCGCAAACAGTGGTATCGGAAAAGATGCAGCCatgtattttgcaaagaaaggaGCTACAGTTCACATGGTATGTCGGAGTGAAACGAGAGGCGAGGAGGCGAGAAAAGAAATCTCTGAAACAGCAGGGAATGACAAGATAAAACTTCACATTTTAGACATGTCACAGCCGAAGAAGGTTTGGCAGTTCGTGGAAACGTTTACTTCGACCAATGAAACTCTCAATGTGTTAATAAACAACGCTGGATGCATGGTTAACACAAGAGAAGTAGACGAGGATGGAGTGGAGAAAAACTTCGCAACCAATACTTTGGGAACGTACATTTTGACCAGTGGCCTAATCCCGCACCTTCTCAAGCAAGAATCTCCTCGAGTCATCACTGTTTCTTCGG GTGGCATGCTTGTAATGAAGCTTGACATAAAAGATTTGCAGTTTGAAAAGTTGAACCCCTTTGATGGCACCATGGCATACGCCCAGAACAAACGGCAACAAGTTATCATGACAGAGAAATGGGCTGAGAACCATAAggaaatattcttttcttcTATGCACCCTG ggtGGGCTGACACACCTGCTGTGCAATCATCAATGCCAGGTTTTTATCAGAAAATGAAGGATCGTCTGCGTTCTTCAGAGCAGGGAGCAGACACAATAATTTGGCTGGCTGTGGCTGATATGACCAAGGAGAAAAGTGGTGCTTTTTACCAAGACAGAAGAGCAGTGGCGACTCATTTGCCCCTTGCATGGTCTCAAGCATCCAAAGCAGACAGAGACACACTCATGTCTAAACTTGAAGAATTGGCCTCTAAGTATAAATAG
- the LOC141865742 gene encoding toll-interacting protein B-like isoform X2 translates to MNGTRTSRGNVMTGDLPEDFLRISPAMNQAVPAGQMPVQYFQPTAFMQPYQQPASGRLSITVQQAKLAKNYGVTRMDPYCRIRVGNHVFESTTAYNGSKNPRWNKLMSIPVPEGVKEIYVEIFDERAFSMDERIAWGLIPIKEEVFDGETLDDWYSLSGKQGDEKEGMINLVLAYRKVPAPPPAAMVYPNMPVMMVPQPVVPGAQVVYPGSYGPCQPVPIAQPPPQLQRRPNQHDIAGLKDMFPDMDESVIRSVLEASGGDVNAATTHLLSMTDS, encoded by the exons ATGAACG GGACAAGAACTTCCCGAGGAAATGTTATGACAGGTGATTTGCCTGAGGACTTTTTGCGAATATCACCAGCGATGAATCAAGCTGTTCCTGCTGGCCAAATGCCTGTTCAATACTTTCAACCAACTGCATTCATGCAACCTTATCAGCAGCCAGCATCTGGGCGACTAAGCATCACAGTACAACAG GCAAAGCTTGCAAAGAATTATGGTGTTACACGTATGGATCCTTACTGCCGTATCAGAGTTGGAAACCATGTCTTTGAAAGTACAACAGCCTATAATGGTTCAAAGAATCCTCGCTGGAATAAGCTGATGTCAAT ACCTGTACCAGAAGGTGTGAAAGAAATATATGTGGAAATATTTGATGAG CGAGCCTTTTCAATGGATGAGCGCATTGCTTGGGGCCTTATTCCAATCAAGGAAGAGGTGTTCGATGGAGAAACCCTTGATGATTGGTATTCACTGAGTGGCAAGCAAGGAGACGAAAAAGAGGGAATGATCAACTTGGTTTTAGCTTATAGG aaaGTGCCTGCCCCACCTCCTGCTGCTATGGTGTACCCCAATATGCCAGTAATGATGGTACCCCAGCCAGTTGTCCCAGGAGCTCAAGTTGTTTATCCTGGAAGTTATGGACCTTGCCAGCCAGTCCCAATTGCTCAACCGCCACCACAACTGCAAAGGAGACCAAACCAACATGACATTGCAGGCTTAAAAGATATGTTTCCAGACATGGATGAGAGTGTCATCCGTTCGGTTCTTGAGGCCAGTGGTGGAGATGTCAATGCAGCAACAACTCATTTACTGAGTATGACAGACTCTTGA
- the LOC141873559 gene encoding GDP-L-fucose synthase-like isoform X2, with translation MMQWFEMGESKVILVTGGSGLVGRAFQEVVATEEKRPDETWIFLSSKDGDLCDAEETKAIFDKHKPTHVIHLAALVGGLFKNLKYNLDFWRMNTKINDNVLHSCHLSKVKKCVSCLSTCIFPDKTTYPIDETMVHNGPPHSSNFGYAYSKRMIDVQNKAYHQQYPDGCLFTSVVPTNVYGKHDNFNLEDSHVLPGLIHKVYLAEKEGKPLVVWGTGSPRRQFIYSKDLARLMIWVMREYNEADPIILSVGEDDELSIKEAAELVVEGMGFTGKLEYDTSKSDGQFKKTASNAKLMKYRPDFKFTDPKIAIKETCQWFLSNYETCRK, from the exons ATGATGCAATGG TTTGAAATGGGGGAAAGCAAAGTCATTCTGGTAACTGGTGGAAGTGGGCTTGTTGGACGAGCTTTTCAAGAAGTTGTAGCCACAGAAGAAAAGAGACCTGATGAAACTTGGATATTTCTTTCATCTAAAGATGGTGATCTCTG TGATGCTGAAGAAACAAAAGCTATCTTTGACAAGCACAAGCCAACGCATGTCATTCATTTGGCTGCTCTTGTTGGTGGACTTTTCAAGAACCTCAAATACAATCTTGATTTTTGG AGGATGAATACCAAGATTAATGACAATGTGCTACACAGTTGCCACCTTAGCAAG GTGAAAAAGTGTGTTTCGTGTCTTTCAACCTGCATTTTTCCTGACAAGACTACGTATCCTATAGATGAAACAATGGTTCACAATGGCCCTCCTCATAGTTCTAACTTTGGCTATGCTTATTCCAAACGCATGATCGATGTTCAAAACAA GGCATACCATCAACAATATCCTGACGGGTGCCTGTTCACAAGTGTGGTGCCTACAAATGTTTATGGAAAGCATGATAACTTCAATCTGGAAGATTCCCATGTGCTCCCTGGATTGATCCACAAGGTCTACTTGGCTGAAA AGGAAGGCAAGCCTCTAGTGGTATGGGGAACTGGTTCACCCCGAAGgcaatttatttattcaaag GATCTGGCCCGGCTGATGATCTGGGTGATGAGAGAGTACAATGAGGCTGATCCAATCATTTTATCAG TTGGCGAGGATGATGAGCTGTCAATCAAGGAGGCAGCTGAATTAGTTGTGGAGGGAATGGGCTTCACTGGAAAGCTGGAA TACGACACCAGCAAGTCCGATGGCCAGTTCAAAAAGACAGCAAGCAATGCGAAACTGATGAAGTACAGACCAGATTTCAAGTTCACGGATCCCAAAATAG cTATCAAGGAGACTTGTCAGTGGTTCTTGTCAAACTACGAGACTTGCCGAAAATGA
- the LOC141865742 gene encoding toll-interacting protein B-like isoform X1, whose product MAAESGTRTSRGNVMTGDLPEDFLRISPAMNQAVPAGQMPVQYFQPTAFMQPYQQPASGRLSITVQQAKLAKNYGVTRMDPYCRIRVGNHVFESTTAYNGSKNPRWNKLMSIPVPEGVKEIYVEIFDERAFSMDERIAWGLIPIKEEVFDGETLDDWYSLSGKQGDEKEGMINLVLAYRKVPAPPPAAMVYPNMPVMMVPQPVVPGAQVVYPGSYGPCQPVPIAQPPPQLQRRPNQHDIAGLKDMFPDMDESVIRSVLEASGGDVNAATTHLLSMTDS is encoded by the exons ATGGCGGCTGAATCAG GGACAAGAACTTCCCGAGGAAATGTTATGACAGGTGATTTGCCTGAGGACTTTTTGCGAATATCACCAGCGATGAATCAAGCTGTTCCTGCTGGCCAAATGCCTGTTCAATACTTTCAACCAACTGCATTCATGCAACCTTATCAGCAGCCAGCATCTGGGCGACTAAGCATCACAGTACAACAG GCAAAGCTTGCAAAGAATTATGGTGTTACACGTATGGATCCTTACTGCCGTATCAGAGTTGGAAACCATGTCTTTGAAAGTACAACAGCCTATAATGGTTCAAAGAATCCTCGCTGGAATAAGCTGATGTCAAT ACCTGTACCAGAAGGTGTGAAAGAAATATATGTGGAAATATTTGATGAG CGAGCCTTTTCAATGGATGAGCGCATTGCTTGGGGCCTTATTCCAATCAAGGAAGAGGTGTTCGATGGAGAAACCCTTGATGATTGGTATTCACTGAGTGGCAAGCAAGGAGACGAAAAAGAGGGAATGATCAACTTGGTTTTAGCTTATAGG aaaGTGCCTGCCCCACCTCCTGCTGCTATGGTGTACCCCAATATGCCAGTAATGATGGTACCCCAGCCAGTTGTCCCAGGAGCTCAAGTTGTTTATCCTGGAAGTTATGGACCTTGCCAGCCAGTCCCAATTGCTCAACCGCCACCACAACTGCAAAGGAGACCAAACCAACATGACATTGCAGGCTTAAAAGATATGTTTCCAGACATGGATGAGAGTGTCATCCGTTCGGTTCTTGAGGCCAGTGGTGGAGATGTCAATGCAGCAACAACTCATTTACTGAGTATGACAGACTCTTGA
- the LOC141873559 gene encoding GDP-L-fucose synthase-like isoform X1, which translates to MSIFLRVGSVKYDVLFDPQEVGNSSNSLLDYAQWWFEMGESKVILVTGGSGLVGRAFQEVVATEEKRPDETWIFLSSKDGDLCDAEETKAIFDKHKPTHVIHLAALVGGLFKNLKYNLDFWRMNTKINDNVLHSCHLSKVKKCVSCLSTCIFPDKTTYPIDETMVHNGPPHSSNFGYAYSKRMIDVQNKAYHQQYPDGCLFTSVVPTNVYGKHDNFNLEDSHVLPGLIHKVYLAEKEGKPLVVWGTGSPRRQFIYSKDLARLMIWVMREYNEADPIILSVGEDDELSIKEAAELVVEGMGFTGKLEYDTSKSDGQFKKTASNAKLMKYRPDFKFTDPKIAIKETCQWFLSNYETCRK; encoded by the exons ATGTCAATATTCTTAAGAGTCGGATCAGTAAAATATGATGTCTTATTTGACCCACAAGAGGTTGGAAATTCTTCGAATTCTTTGTTAGACTACGCGCAGTGGTGG TTTGAAATGGGGGAAAGCAAAGTCATTCTGGTAACTGGTGGAAGTGGGCTTGTTGGACGAGCTTTTCAAGAAGTTGTAGCCACAGAAGAAAAGAGACCTGATGAAACTTGGATATTTCTTTCATCTAAAGATGGTGATCTCTG TGATGCTGAAGAAACAAAAGCTATCTTTGACAAGCACAAGCCAACGCATGTCATTCATTTGGCTGCTCTTGTTGGTGGACTTTTCAAGAACCTCAAATACAATCTTGATTTTTGG AGGATGAATACCAAGATTAATGACAATGTGCTACACAGTTGCCACCTTAGCAAG GTGAAAAAGTGTGTTTCGTGTCTTTCAACCTGCATTTTTCCTGACAAGACTACGTATCCTATAGATGAAACAATGGTTCACAATGGCCCTCCTCATAGTTCTAACTTTGGCTATGCTTATTCCAAACGCATGATCGATGTTCAAAACAA GGCATACCATCAACAATATCCTGACGGGTGCCTGTTCACAAGTGTGGTGCCTACAAATGTTTATGGAAAGCATGATAACTTCAATCTGGAAGATTCCCATGTGCTCCCTGGATTGATCCACAAGGTCTACTTGGCTGAAA AGGAAGGCAAGCCTCTAGTGGTATGGGGAACTGGTTCACCCCGAAGgcaatttatttattcaaag GATCTGGCCCGGCTGATGATCTGGGTGATGAGAGAGTACAATGAGGCTGATCCAATCATTTTATCAG TTGGCGAGGATGATGAGCTGTCAATCAAGGAGGCAGCTGAATTAGTTGTGGAGGGAATGGGCTTCACTGGAAAGCTGGAA TACGACACCAGCAAGTCCGATGGCCAGTTCAAAAAGACAGCAAGCAATGCGAAACTGATGAAGTACAGACCAGATTTCAAGTTCACGGATCCCAAAATAG cTATCAAGGAGACTTGTCAGTGGTTCTTGTCAAACTACGAGACTTGCCGAAAATGA
- the LOC141873559 gene encoding GDP-L-fucose synthase-like isoform X3, with translation MGESKVILVTGGSGLVGRAFQEVVATEEKRPDETWIFLSSKDGDLCDAEETKAIFDKHKPTHVIHLAALVGGLFKNLKYNLDFWRMNTKINDNVLHSCHLSKVKKCVSCLSTCIFPDKTTYPIDETMVHNGPPHSSNFGYAYSKRMIDVQNKAYHQQYPDGCLFTSVVPTNVYGKHDNFNLEDSHVLPGLIHKVYLAEKEGKPLVVWGTGSPRRQFIYSKDLARLMIWVMREYNEADPIILSVGEDDELSIKEAAELVVEGMGFTGKLEYDTSKSDGQFKKTASNAKLMKYRPDFKFTDPKIAIKETCQWFLSNYETCRK, from the exons ATGGGGGAAAGCAAAGTCATTCTGGTAACTGGTGGAAGTGGGCTTGTTGGACGAGCTTTTCAAGAAGTTGTAGCCACAGAAGAAAAGAGACCTGATGAAACTTGGATATTTCTTTCATCTAAAGATGGTGATCTCTG TGATGCTGAAGAAACAAAAGCTATCTTTGACAAGCACAAGCCAACGCATGTCATTCATTTGGCTGCTCTTGTTGGTGGACTTTTCAAGAACCTCAAATACAATCTTGATTTTTGG AGGATGAATACCAAGATTAATGACAATGTGCTACACAGTTGCCACCTTAGCAAG GTGAAAAAGTGTGTTTCGTGTCTTTCAACCTGCATTTTTCCTGACAAGACTACGTATCCTATAGATGAAACAATGGTTCACAATGGCCCTCCTCATAGTTCTAACTTTGGCTATGCTTATTCCAAACGCATGATCGATGTTCAAAACAA GGCATACCATCAACAATATCCTGACGGGTGCCTGTTCACAAGTGTGGTGCCTACAAATGTTTATGGAAAGCATGATAACTTCAATCTGGAAGATTCCCATGTGCTCCCTGGATTGATCCACAAGGTCTACTTGGCTGAAA AGGAAGGCAAGCCTCTAGTGGTATGGGGAACTGGTTCACCCCGAAGgcaatttatttattcaaag GATCTGGCCCGGCTGATGATCTGGGTGATGAGAGAGTACAATGAGGCTGATCCAATCATTTTATCAG TTGGCGAGGATGATGAGCTGTCAATCAAGGAGGCAGCTGAATTAGTTGTGGAGGGAATGGGCTTCACTGGAAAGCTGGAA TACGACACCAGCAAGTCCGATGGCCAGTTCAAAAAGACAGCAAGCAATGCGAAACTGATGAAGTACAGACCAGATTTCAAGTTCACGGATCCCAAAATAG cTATCAAGGAGACTTGTCAGTGGTTCTTGTCAAACTACGAGACTTGCCGAAAATGA